GGTTTGAGTTCGACAAATGAATCACAACGAAAGATTGATGAAACCCAACAGTAGGACGTAACAAACCCTTAAACCTTAATCTCCCTAACATCAACCTATTCCCCCACAGAAAATACCACACTTTGCGTACTGCGACGAGGTGGACGTGACGCGGCTGGTGGCGGTACGCGCCGAGCTGAAGGAGGAGGCCGCCGCCCGGGGCGTGAAGCTTACCTACATGCCATTCTTCTTGAAGGCGGCCTCGAACGCGCTGCTCCAGCACCCAATACTGAACAGCTCGTTCGACGAGCCGTCCGAGAGCGTCGTCTACAAGCGCTACCACAACATTAGCGTCGCGATGCAGACGCCCCAGGGGCTGGTGGTGCCGAACGTGAAGAGCGTCGAGCAGAAGTCGATCCTGCAAATCGCGCAGGACCTGAACGCGCTGCAGGAGCGGGGCGCCAAGGGGGCCCTCACGCCGAACGATTTTGCCAACGGCACGTTCGCCCTCTCCAACATTGGCATTGTACGTACTGTGTGATGTTGTtgttcctgtgtgtgtgtgaaatggtTTGTTGATTTCCCTCTCGTACACCTGCAGATTGGCGGCACGTACACGCACCCGGTCGTGATGACGCCCCAGGTCGCGATCGGTGGGCTCGGGCAGACGCGGGTCCTGCCCCGGTTCGATGCGGACGGGCGGGTTGTGCCGGCCCACATCATGGTGGTCAGCTGGACGGCGGACCATCGTATCATAGACGGCGTCACGATGGCCAGCTTCTCCAACCTGTGGAAGCAGTACCTGGAGAATCCGAACCTGCTGATGCTGGGAGCGAAGTAGGTGGAGGACGGCAATCCGCGAcgcaaacgaaaagaaaacattcctTTCCTCCTATGGGGACGAGAAaaagagacagatagaaagagagagagagagagagagagagagagagaaagaacccTCTAATGTGCCGATATTGCATTTACTAGTTGTCTAAGGCTCTTTATATAATCCCATACCGCATGCGCGACTCCCTATGCGACTTTCCCGGAGGTGCTACGTGCGTACGTCATCGAATGACGTACCGGAGCAGAGCTCCACGAGCTCCCTCTAGGCGGTCGGTTGGAAGGCGCGCGTGCAGGATGTATCGTTATGTGCTAGCACTGTatcttttgtgttgttgtgtcgtCCCTACGACGACTCCCTCCTAGCGCTTCCTCGACCAAGTCAATAAAGAACGTCAAACGGCTGAAATAAACTACTCCACGTTGATGGAAATGGCTGCATTATACATGTCGGTCACTTTATTCTTTACCCAGAACCCTACCCAGCGTACGCGTGGATGTTCTTGCCAATGATGTGCGAGATGCTCTTGTAGTTCATCCCCTTCTTGTAGCGGTCGAAGATGTTCTGCACCTCCGTGACGAGACCGGCGGTGGCTGGATCCTTCCGGATCTCCGGCAGGCACACCTCGAAGTAGCCGGCCAGCATCGGCGCGTAGTACTCGTTCTCCTTCTCCCACTTGAAGTGGTCCAGCAGCAGGTAGGCGGTCTTGCGGAACAGCTGCACCTTTGACATTGGCCGGTGCACGCGGCAGAGCGCTCCCATCATCTGCCACGAGTTGAACTTGCGCATATCCGCCTGGGACACGTTCACGATGCGGTCGAACAGCAGGTCGAACAGCTGCGGATGATGCTCGTCGAGCAGGAACAGATCGTACCGGTTGGCACCGGTTAGCAGGGCCCGCTGGAAGTACGCCCCCGCACCGTCCAGCATCGTGGTGTAGAGCGCCTTCACGTCGCTCTCGTTCAGCGGCGTCTTGCCGTCCGCCTCGTACACCACATGGAACGCGTCGGCCGCAAACAGGGCGCCGAGGTACGACTCGTAGTCCTTGCTCGAGACCATGTGCTTCTTCAGCTCGTGGTAGAACGCGACCCGGTCGTCGCGCGCCGGCACGATGCGGATAAACTCCAGCAGGTTCGCGATGTGCTGCCGGTCGCGTCTCGTGTTCTGGTAGATCCGGGCGACGATTTGCGGCCACCGGTTCCAGCCGGCCAGCATGAGGAACTGCGCCATCGCTTCTGGTATGCGGCCCGCCTCAATCGCAGCGACCAGCACGCTCATGCgcagctcgtccagctcggCGGCATCGGTCTTGAGCTGGGCGGAGTTTAGCAGTGGTAACAGTGTGCCGCCAAACTGGCGCAACTCGTCCCGTATCGGTATGGTGGCGGCCGCCTGCTTCTCCAGGTGGTCCTTGATTACTGCGACCGCTTGCTCGACCTTGGCGTGATCCTCCGTGCGGCGTTGGGTGCAGCTGGCGCTCCAGTCGGCCGGGGCGGTGCCGTTCTCCTGCTCCAGCACTTCCAGCGGTATGGGACAGTAGTTACTGCCGGACGGTGCTAGAAAGCTACCTCCGTCGGCTTGCGTTAGTACGAGCTGTAGCAGTAGCAGACAGCTCACCAGCAGTCGGTAAGCCATCGTGAAGTGGGAATGCAATCGTTGCAGAGGTGGCCAGTGTGTCCTTCGCTTTTTATAACCACACCCCAGTGGGTTTGTTTGGTAGTAATAAGTTGTGGCGACAGAAGAGCAAACAAGCCAATTAATTAACaccgtgtgtgttgtttgatcAGACGCTCAACATGGGTATGATTTATTGGAAATGGATGTCACTCTATATTACAACGATTGCAAAAATACTACCTACTTCTAACATGCAATGTGATGTTGTCCGGGATGTTGGAGAATAGTTAATACCAGGATAGGGACGCTGGACGCTCTATAAAACTGTCTGAAGCTAAAACTTTAACTCTCTTAACGGCATCTCCAAGTCCAGGAAAAAGTGTATAGTTGTATTTACTGAAAACAACTGTTCCAAAACCACCTTTAAAAACTCAACTTCGCATCAGAGCGGAGAGATGGTAGCAAAGTTAACATGAAATCTCCGGAAGGCTACCTTTCTAATGAAGAACACTGGCAGGGCCTGCAATCCCTAAGAACAAGCGAACCGAAGACTCCAGGGTGTGTCCTCCACACAAATCACTTGCTTGTCACCATGCTTTgtcaacaaataaaatatacatccAAGCTAGCAGCGCAATGTTGGGCGTCACCGATTTCAGGATATCTCAACATCTCCGGAGGAATCGACACACGTTTCAAGCCTATCACTAGTTCAGAGTGATGAGAAATATGTAGtcttcgtcggaatcgattccgggcAGCTCCGAAGATTTTTGGAATCAATttcggatagtaggtccgaaatcggtttccggaatcgatcgaAATCAGcgccggaattggttccggaatcgggtccggaataggaatcgtGTAcggaattggcttcgaaatTGGAGTCGGTTTTGGCAGCTCCATAAGAACAGGCATTTGAGTgatgatgctacgtattgatagacgcaaagaataaaaacataattgcAAACGATCGTTATTCATGGAGATttccggactgatttcgcttcagaaacttcttatttaaattcaagaactgattttCATTCCGCAGCTAATttcatttctggagtcaatcctgATTTCGTTACcagagcaaattgcgatttccagatcgattctgattccggacccGATTTAGATTCCGCTTCAAAATTTCATAACTTGTTACTAGTTTATAACTTCTGTTATGTTTGCGATTATTAATTCCCAATTAATTAATTGGGCCCCGGAGGTATAAAAGGGActgaatttgaataaacaaACCTGAATGAAGGTTTTGCAACTCTAAAAAACCTCACCTTTCTTAATTTTGCAtaatattttgcaaaataCTTGAGAGAGCGACTAGTGGGAAGGTTAATTACTGGTGTTGAACGGTTGAGAAGATTGCTATTACCCGAGCGGGTTTGACTTACAAGGCCGCATCCTTCGAGTGACCGACATATCCGTTCGCCGTCGtaactagtgttgggtaaatcagattcagattcatgaatctgaatgaatctttgaaatgattcaatgaatctgaatctcggttCGTAAGATGGAGAAATCTTAAAGATACATGAATCTCAATAAATTCACGAATCTCAAtcgattcataaatctccaaagattcatcgAATATGAGcttcttattattcttcttcttggcgcaacaacctacgtggttatgccagcctatacatgttttcgagacttcttgggaagtaccacgcagccgtaTAGTTAGGTTTGCTACAGGGAGACAGTTCATGCGTGGTTTGAGCccgtgacgggcatgttaGGTGGGATCGCGCAAactcaatattttgaaaatcatacatttCTAAGGATTCATGACTCGCTGGAGATATGTGGATTTAAACGGAtgaatgaatctttcgagTTTCACGAATCCTTAAAGATGCATGAGTttttttgagattcatgaatctttgaagagtcaattcgagattcgaatcactcatcactgaagattcatgaTAATGCTTTGTGTTATAATTCAAAGACAAATTTATTATAATTCGTTTATCTTAGACCCGTTCACTAAAAggcatttttatgtttttgttttaacataTTACATAATAAAGATTCTTTTTATAATGAAGAAGTAGTGCGTCCTCTTGTATTgaagaaaaattgtttttattttttatttgcagttTAATACGTCTCTAAACCTTCATACACAAGCCAACACAGTTTGTTGAGCTAAATAATTACATGTTCGTTCCTTACTCTGCCTTTTATAAACCGTTAACCACACAGACGCCGAGCAAAGTGGTGGAAGCGCTACGCCATGTAACCACCGGTTACGAAAGGGGGATGCGGATCGTGGCGAGATGGGTAGATTGAGGgggccaaaaaagaaaacaattaaaacacaGGGCCAGAATTAGCTAGAAACCCGATGCGCTAAAAATTTCTTTGAAAAACCATCCTCAGAATTTGTCCACTGACCggtgaaaaaataattcaaaaatttaaactgcttttagcgccatctgttgcaTTCGCGCGGCGGCTACCAATCAACAAAGAGCGCACGTCATGCGACTGCAGTCTCAGCGCTTTCCCCCGACCAATCACAACTCGCTGTCAGAAAAACACCCGCGCTCCCTGCTCTCCTGCTGCCTTCGTCCCTCTCTCCCACTCTATCTTTCTCTTGGCATGCCTCGACCGTTCAGTCCGCATCCAGCACGGCGGGCTAGCCCTACCGTGTGCAGCCAGTGAGTGTGGTTTGTTGTTGGAGCACTCTCTCCTttcgcgagtgtgtgtgtgtgtttttttgttcttcctccCATTTTCACCCTTCCCGGAACTGCACCCTTGGCCCCTGtgcaggggggaggggggggcaAGATAGTGCGGAGTTTATCTGCAAACCTTTTGCGCCCGTCCAGTCCGGCCCTTGGGACACGGTGCGTTTTcttcgcgtttttttttgttttgttttttcggggCGGACACTCTACAATCAGCCaacttgctgttgctgttgccatAATTGCGTGACACTTGCGGGAAGGGGAAGATATTCTGTCCCTCTTGTGCCGGTCCGTTTCGgccttgttttgctttgggCTAGTGGATTGATTTAATTGAACtcttttattgttgttgtaggAGCTCCTGTTATTGCTGGCTGGACACGTTCCTCCGCTCTGATGGCACCAAAAAACCAAGAAGCAATGAGGTAAGTTGTCGAAGTGGCAATCAGGGTGAGCACATTGCAATAAAAACTCTCCTTCACAGTGAGTAATACACGCGTACGTGTGcgtacctgtgtgtgtgtgtgtgtgtgtgtccggcAACGAGAAGCAATTTATcaacaccaaaaacaaaaaaaacaaaccccacaCCATGGACAACCCGTTCGATATGCACGACAAAGAGTCCGCCACGTCCGGTGCCTTCCTGCTCCCGACGGACAGCGAAATCCTCGAGGGCTTCCTGTGCCCCGTGTGCAAGCGCGATCTGCGCACGCCGGAGCGGCTCACCGTGCACGTCGAGCACGAGCACTCCGAGGAGCAGGATTTGCTGAAATCGCTGAAGGAAATCTTCAGCCTCGCCCGGCAGGGCATACTGAAGGGCGGCAAGCGGAAGCCGGCGGGCCAGcagggccagcagcagcagggagcGGAGGGTAGCGAACCGTCGCCGCCGTCCCGGTACGGGGCCGAGTCGGGCGTGGTGGTGGGCAGCGCCGGCACGGCCAACAATCCGCTGCTGCAGCCGGGCGGGCAGCAGCCGGCCGGCTGCACCTGCGAGCACATGGCGTACTTCCGGGCGGTGCGCAGCCCCCGGCTCGAGCGGTACGCGGCCGAAACGAACAAGCTGATCATCCGGCTGGACAAGCTGCTGGACGGACTGCCGGCCGACCCGGACGGCCGGAAGCGGCACGAGCAGAGCAAGGTGCCGTGGATCGACGGCAAGCTGGTGAAGCTCTGCCCGACCTGTGCGCGCGGCTTCGGGCTGACGCGCCGCCAGCACCACTGCCGCGTGTGCGGCTCGGTCATGTGCGACGGCTGCTCGCGCTTCCTCACGCTGGAGGAGGCGGGCCGGCTGGTCAACCCGACCGTGGCCAGCCCGGCCGGGGGCGCTCCCGCCGCCGAGCCGGACCAGCCGAACGAGTCGAGCCACTTCCGCGTGTGCGAGCACTGCATgcgcctgctgctggtgcggatGGAGATGCAGGACTGGCGGCGGGAGCGGCCACTGCTGCGCCAGTACTACGAGGCGCTGGAGCGCGAGCGCACCGACATCGAGCCGCACATCGGCATGTACCGGCGCATCCTGGACAGCCTGTACGAGGGCGACGTCATCTACCGGCTGTCGGACGCGTCGGCGCTGCGGGAACGGATTGGCCGGTCGGCGGAGAAGCTGGACGGCGTGAGCAAGAGCCTGCAGACGCTGCCGACGGCGCCGGGCAGCCGGGAGGAGGCGCTCAAGAAGGCGATCCGGCTCGGCTGCATCGCGTACATCAAGGAGCGGATGCTGTCGATCCCGCCCCTGCCGGTCGAGGACGAGATCAAGCGCATCCAGGCCCGCAAGCGGACCGAGACGGAGCGACGGCTGGAGCGGGAGCGGCAGCTCGCGCTCGAAGCGTTCGAGCGGCTCGAGCTGCAGGCTGGCGGAGGGGCCGAGCCCGGCACCGACCGCCAGAACGgcagctcgtccagctcgAGCACCGCCTCGACCGCCGAGATGACGAACGGCCGGTACGGGGCGGCCGTCTCGACGATGGACAACTGGAGCGGCACGCAGGCGCACGGGACCGGCGGCACCTCCGATCCGCTGATCGATCAGATCAACATCGTGAAGGGGTACATCCGGCAGGCGCGGGCCGCCCTGCGCTTCGAGGAGGTCGCCACGCTCGAGCGCAATCTGAGCGAGCTGACGCAGGAGTTTTACCACCGGCAGCGGCAGGACACGGACACCAAGCAGCCGGAAGCTTCGTAAGCGAGGACACTAGAAGGTGTCGTTCGGGAGAACCATATAGTCAGGTGCTTTAAAGGAGAGAGCAAAGTGATTACGGAACGGCACACCGAGTGCTGTTTATTTATTccattaaaacaattaaaaaaaaaaaacaagacccAGTCCCGTCGTGGCTCAGCTGGCAAATCAGTTTCGCAAGACATTAGCAAAGGTTTAAGTTCCGTACCCATATGCAGTAACTGCGACTGTGTCCTGCTTCATGAGtacacaccaccaacaagTCACTGAGATAGCCAAGCCCATCGTGTCGCTTAGGGCAGAGGCACACTGCACACCGACCGAGGTTGTTGTTGCGCCAaataggaagaagaagaaaaagaagaagaataaattgattataatattattattattatttaacttCTAGCGGTTTCGTTCATTAAACTTCCAATTCCGATATTAATTGTTTTAGAGGCAAGATTGTTGGAGAGAGTGTGCATTTTTCGCAAACAATTTCTAACTAAGATGTGGTCTCTTCTAGATAAATTGATTCTTAAAGATGAAAATGTTGACCCTTCTCGATGAATGTCGCCCTAAGGCGAATATTATCTAAGTTGTATATGCAATTTGAGAGTTCAAATTgttgaaaatgaatgtttgGGTGACAGTTCAcacaaaaattaatcaaagcATGTCATGCTTTTCTCTTTGCGTCTCGGATACTTCATAGCAACACCTTCACTAGTTATCCTCAACAAGAATATCTCTCTAATCTGACGGTCCCTTGAAGATTCACCTTAGAGAGATTGCTCTGTAATTAGAttcaattttgattgattgattgattagaTTGATGTTGGGACGGTCCCGTGGTAAACCTAAACAACATTACGGTCATAGGTATGGATTGGGTCACTCACTGGAAGTGACTGACTATGGGCACACCAGATCAACTAAATCAACAACATTGATGACGTTGCTGTCTTAAAtaccaagaagaagaatttcgGTCATAAATGACCATTAACTGAACACGTCTGATAAAGATGGATAAGGAGGAGGCTATTTATGAAGCCCAGAATCCTTAAACttggtaaacaaaaaaactgatcTAATTGTTGATGCAAGAGTGATATGAACAACTACCAGATCCTTTGTACAGGTTGCTTTAAACTTAAAAGTATTAGGAAGAATGATCCTATGGCGGAAAATCAGATATACAGGCGAGCAGGCTCTTTTGTAATCAGATGGTTCCCATCCGGAATATCACCATGAAGCAAatactgactatcctgttctTTGAATCTAATTAGTATAGAAAGAGCCTGTACAATGGAAGCCTGTagcataagaaaaaaaaaaacaagaagaatcAGGATTGTCAACATGTTGTTCGCAAAATTGGCCCAAAAGTTACACCAAAAGTAGTTAAATACTGACAACTGACAACAACTAATGTTACAAGATTTGAAATGATGTGCTATAGGATATctaatgttttaaaatgaaaacagcGACTATAACGAATCTGAGATTTTGTAAATGGAAAAAATTGAGATATAATTTGAATCTTATTGTGGCCCAGTCTCTgctcagtccttgctacgagtTAACGGTTCAAATGAGGCTTGAATTTGTATATTTAAAGTGTGGGACTTTGACTTTCAGTGACATATAGGTTACCAATATCAGGATAGTCAAGTCCTACACGTATGGGGACGATccatttagggcttgaacccatgacgggtatgttgttatGTCCTacgaattgacgactgtatcacgggACCGGTCCAACATGTAATTGggatatatgtatatataaaCATAGGATCTTCTCAAACAAATCAGTCTTTCTAGAAATGTGTATAAGCTCGCGTTGAGTTTAAAAACTATGTCTCTGTTCGTCAAACGAAGCACACTTTGTTACAACTGTGTAAATGTCTGATATAGCGTAAGTCCCACAGATCTGTTGCATAgtcctgtaaccgggccaattttactaggaatcaTTAACTCGCATGTTGTACATATTATTTATGTTAGTTcatcggttttattttttctttgttttatcgAAGAGTTCAAAATTAACCGTccaaatgtgtatgtgtgcgtttggtttttttgtttttgttttttctactCCCTATTTCCGCTTGTAGCCACAGCAAGAGATTCTTCTTTAGAGTAGTTTTTGAGGAatcctttttccctttctttttctttgtttcaaaaacaaattcaaggCGTTACGCCAAAAGCACGGAGCTTTCACTACTACAACAATTTAACAAACTAATTatagttaaaaaaagaaagaatctCCTAAAGTTCACAGTGTTCCCTTCTCGTGTTATCCGCCACCACCGCTTTGATTTTGCTTTTGCCTACCATTTGTTACTAACTAACTAAATTGCACAAAAAAGATCGAaattttgccttcttttttcaATCCGCTTGGCTACAATTTTCCACGTGCGTGTCCGCCACAGTCAGTCCCCTCGGTCTGAGGGTCTCTTTGAGTGCCGAGAGGGCGTCCGGGTGTGGAATGGCGGGAAacgtaacataaaaaaaagaaaggaagaaaacaacgaGAGCAGACATCGCTCCAACACCTTCCCgtacagctgtgtgtgtggtcaaaCGGTTTGTACCATAATTGCAATGCGTCCGAAATTGTCCTTCTGCTGCCTCCCTCGCGCCATGGTGTTGGATTGTCCCCTTCTTTAGCGCTCTACTTCAGACCGTGCTGGTCGATCAGCTTCTGCACCTTGTCGACGTACGCCTGCTTCGCGTCCTCCTGCGACATGCCCTTGCGGCCGTTCCACGCCTCCCACTTCGATTTGCCCTTGAAGTCGAGGAAGCCGGGCTTCTCCGTGTTGCAGTCGCCGACGGTCGCCTGCTTGAACAGGCCGTAGATTTCCAGCAGATCGGCGTCGGCGGGCGTGGCATTTAGGTTCTTCACGTTATCGACCGCCTTGTCAAAGTTCTGcatggggaggggggaggagtAGAGCGCGGTTAGCAACTGGTCACAAAGTAGCCTGCCCCTGCCCTAAAGGGCATCCTTGCATCCGGCTTGGGAATAACCTCAATCGACGGTGTTTGCGAgcgagcaaaacacaaacgccGGCAGAGGTGATTGTTTTCCCTTTGCAAAAGCAACGGAAAGATAAATGGGAAAGCGTCTTACCTCTTGTAgggacattttgcagcacggattttttaataaactggTTTGCTAAGAGGAGCGGCCACGTTTGGGCGATGGCAAAGATGGAAGGTTACTGTCGTCGAGATGATGGGCGAGATAAAACTGGatatgtacacacacatacataaagaTGAGTGGCAAGTGCAAGCGACGTACGAAAATGGCGCATACACACCTGAAGCTGTGGCCACACGAAAGAACCGGTTCGGTGAGGggtttttacattttgtaacggtttttttggttttgttcttgataaataataattataatattgcacaaaaatgtaaaacatgcAATGGCTGTAAAGAAATCACGGTTTAGCATCGATATTTGCTGaatttttgctattttgtgCACATTATTTTGCAACGCTCATGTGGCCGGCGCTGCAATTGTCAAATTCAAAATGTGAACAGAACCAAACAACAATCAGAGTGTGctgtataaaacaaaatgtgggttttcttttattactGTTTAGATCTCAGCATTACAAACGCCTTTTTTAAGATGAAACAAGTGGTCTTAATACAATACAACGCGTTTAAACCAAATAAggttgtttaaaataaaacaaaacataaaaaacaacaataacaaaaccccctgcaaacagtgtggccagataaTTTTTGGCAGTTTTCGGTATGAGATTCAAATGTTTTCGGTTATTTTCGTTAAGCCGAAAATACAaggaccggaatttcgcggccgcggaattccacttgttgaaaaatgtatggatatgaCAGTTCGGGAAAGTTGTCGTTGACACTTGTTATATGGATTTGACAGCAggcggaattccgcggccgcAAAATTCCGGTCCGTGGATTTTCGGCCTTAGGTTGTGAAatttcccaagtgccacaaatccactaaacgaccactaaacggcttctaaacgactcaagttctctacctaaacggaatatagaaagacttcgtttagcagacggcaaacgactcatgcattctaaaaatagcgaaaaagctggtggcgctttctgttggtgggataccccaaccagttgagcttcatcgcttggaagagatttctcatttcctctgtactgttgtatggtttcgcattgaagttatgcatcgctagaactagaacggcgatacgattgtttaaatactaaacaccaacggaaaccaccagcactgaagcaagtgagatttgagtaatggtcgttggtgttgatacccacgtatctgaccacttGACctgaccattcatatagatttttgctcagaaagttagaagaagttttaatacgccatctattgatcaaaccaatgaagctgtggagctttcatttttttctatggatattcaattttgcagtcgtttaagcttaatctgtggcgcttgggtagtGATTTCAATATCTTCATAAAGAGTAGTGATACCGGGAACGACCTAACGAGTAGTTCGGGTCAATCCGACAAGTAAGTTTAGTAGGTGCAACGATTCCGGTAGATGCAAGACAGCATAagcgacccgttggtgcagcgtgTTCAAGTTGGGTCGGGCTATGTTAGGTTCATTCTGATCCGTGgttgcagcgagttcgggtcgacccgaatgATCAGTAGTGCGTGAAACCATAAGATCCTTCAACCCGTTGATGTAGCGAGTTCGAGTCGGGTCGGGTAGGAAGGTAGGTTAAAGTATTGAACACACCCGCTGCACCCATTGGTCGGAATCGTTTTCAACTGGGTCGCACGCGACTCCGGCTTAGGcccgtggcaacgctcatcggatgcgattttatcggacgagatttgtatgggatttgacagataacgtcggacgtgcgatttcgtcgtccgacgttatctgtcaaatcccatacaaagatttgacaggccgtccgataaaatcgcatgcgaaaaagcgttgccaccgcccttagTTCGAGAAATGTATTGTACTAAtaaatagtttaatccatGACACATTGTGGGAAATGATTATATGATTTCTCAGTcagtattataaaaaaaatctgtcgATTTTCTgcaggaaaaatgaaaaatcagTAGTTTTAGGGTGCTCATCAGTAGGAGTttcaaaaatcggtaggaatatgTACCGATAAATATcgatttctggtcactctgcctACAAATCACGATATCGCAGATCGACgcaagcg
The Anopheles arabiensis isolate DONGOLA chromosome X, AaraD3, whole genome shotgun sequence DNA segment above includes these coding regions:
- the LOC120906444 gene encoding uncharacterized protein LOC120906444, coding for MAYRLLVSCLLLLQLVLTQADGGSFLAPSGSNYCPIPLEVLEQENGTAPADWSASCTQRRTEDHAKVEQAVAVIKDHLEKQAAATIPIRDELRQFGGTLLPLLNSAQLKTDAAELDELRMSVLVAAIEAGRIPEAMAQFLMLAGWNRWPQIVARIYQNTRRDRQHIANLLEFIRIVPARDDRVAFYHELKKHMVSSKDYESYLGALFAADAFHVVYEADGKTPLNESDVKALYTTMLDGAGAYFQRALLTGANRYDLFLLDEHHPQLFDLLFDRIVNVSQADMRKFNSWQMMGALCRVHRPMSKVQLFRKTAYLLLDHFKWEKENEYYAPMLAGYFEVCLPEIRKDPATAGLVTEVQNIFDRYKKGMNYKSISHIIGKNIHAYAG
- the LOC120905995 gene encoding rabenosyn-5 — protein: MDNPFDMHDKESATSGAFLLPTDSEILEGFLCPVCKRDLRTPERLTVHVEHEHSEEQDLLKSLKEIFSLARQGILKGGKRKPAGQQGQQQQGAEGSEPSPPSRYGAESGVVVGSAGTANNPLLQPGGQQPAGCTCEHMAYFRAVRSPRLERYAAETNKLIIRLDKLLDGLPADPDGRKRHEQSKVPWIDGKLVKLCPTCARGFGLTRRQHHCRVCGSVMCDGCSRFLTLEEAGRLVNPTVASPAGGAPAAEPDQPNESSHFRVCEHCMRLLLVRMEMQDWRRERPLLRQYYEALERERTDIEPHIGMYRRILDSLYEGDVIYRLSDASALRERIGRSAEKLDGVSKSLQTLPTAPGSREEALKKAIRLGCIAYIKERMLSIPPLPVEDEIKRIQARKRTETERRLERERQLALEAFERLELQAGGGAEPGTDRQNGSSSSSSTASTAEMTNGRYGAAVSTMDNWSGTQAHGTGGTSDPLIDQINIVKGYIRQARAALRFEEVATLERNLSELTQEFYHRQRQDTDTKQPEAS
- the LOC120905996 gene encoding acyl-CoA-binding protein, giving the protein MSLQENFDKAVDNVKNLNATPADADLLEIYGLFKQATVGDCNTEKPGFLDFKGKSKWEAWNGRKGMSQEDAKQAYVDKVQKLIDQHGLK